In Saprospiraceae bacterium, a genomic segment contains:
- a CDS encoding LON peptidase substrate-binding domain-containing protein, with amino-acid sequence MADIITIPVFPLPIVVFPNEELRLHIFEPRYKQLIQDCKETGIIFGILTIYDNRLMEDGCLVKLIEISKLYEDGRMDVRLQSLEKFRKIHFIDHYNNKLYSGAEITTFDESEKGTEELYLKTKILFDELCSINKVQPYRSVKWLDYKSYDIGHFVGFNIHQEYSFFALATEDERLEYLIIQLEFMIEHSRLRANWIKQIHMNGEFREFKSSEWK; translated from the coding sequence ATGGCTGATATAATAACGATACCTGTTTTTCCATTGCCCATAGTTGTTTTTCCAAATGAAGAATTGAGGTTGCACATTTTTGAACCCAGGTATAAACAACTCATTCAGGATTGCAAAGAAACAGGAATTATATTTGGAATCCTCACAATCTATGACAATAGACTAATGGAGGATGGTTGCCTGGTAAAGCTCATAGAGATTAGTAAATTATACGAGGATGGGAGAATGGATGTTCGCTTACAAAGTTTGGAAAAATTTCGAAAGATTCACTTTATCGATCATTACAATAACAAATTGTATTCAGGAGCAGAAATTACGACATTTGACGAATCAGAGAAAGGCACTGAAGAATTATATCTTAAGACTAAAATATTATTTGATGAGCTTTGTTCAATCAACAAAGTTCAGCCTTACAGATCTGTAAAATGGCTTGACTACAAATCTTATGATATTGGACATTTTGTAGGTTTTAATATTCATCAAGAATATTCATTTTTTGCATTGGCAACTGAAGACGAAAGACTGGAATATCTCATTATTCAATTAGAATTCATGATCGAGCATAGCCGTTTACGCGCAAACTGGATTAAACAAATTCACATGAATGGTGAATTCAGAGAATTCAAATCTTCAGAGTGGAAGTAG
- the pepT gene encoding peptidase T, which produces MDNYINSFPLIAERFMRYAKMDTQANPFSDSVPSTAKQLDLSRLLVEELKQAGIQDVELDSFGYVYASLPATSEKKLPAICFCAHVDTAPDCSGTDVRPILHKSYQLQDLSLPDDPGICISPKEFPELLTKSGEDIITASGLTLLGADDKAGVASIMEAALFLHHHPEIKRGKIVLLFTPDEEIGRGVNYVDMVKLGADFGYTLDGGEKGSLEDETFSADAVHIKITGVSTHPGYAKNKMENAIKIAADIISALPQEHLIPERTTGKEGFIHPVKVESELEHASIHFIIRDFETHKLQEYENYLRAVVSRIIKKYPNSQYEFLVTEQYRNMKEILSQYPKSVEYAEEAIQGAGLELLKGSIRGGTDGSRLSFMGLPCPNLFAGEQGIHSKKEWVSVQDMQKASEVIVRICQICERNG; this is translated from the coding sequence ATGGATAATTACATAAATTCATTTCCCTTGATTGCAGAACGCTTTATGCGTTATGCCAAAATGGATACCCAGGCGAATCCATTTTCAGACAGCGTCCCCTCTACTGCAAAGCAGCTGGATCTTTCGAGATTGCTGGTAGAAGAATTGAAACAAGCCGGTATTCAAGATGTAGAACTGGATTCTTTCGGTTATGTATATGCAAGCCTTCCAGCAACTTCTGAAAAAAAATTACCAGCCATCTGTTTTTGTGCACATGTTGATACAGCACCAGATTGCAGTGGTACCGATGTAAGACCAATTTTACATAAATCTTATCAATTACAGGATCTCTCTCTCCCTGATGATCCCGGTATTTGTATTAGTCCAAAAGAATTTCCGGAATTACTTACCAAATCCGGTGAAGATATTATAACTGCCAGTGGATTGACATTATTAGGCGCCGATGACAAGGCAGGTGTGGCCTCTATCATGGAAGCTGCTCTATTTTTACATCATCACCCTGAAATCAAGCGTGGAAAAATAGTTCTATTATTTACTCCAGATGAAGAAATTGGCAGAGGAGTCAACTACGTAGATATGGTAAAACTCGGAGCCGATTTTGGATATACCTTGGATGGTGGAGAGAAAGGAAGTCTTGAAGACGAAACTTTTTCTGCAGATGCGGTTCACATTAAAATTACCGGTGTCAGTACACATCCCGGTTATGCTAAAAATAAAATGGAAAATGCAATTAAAATTGCAGCTGATATTATTTCTGCATTGCCACAGGAACATTTAATTCCTGAACGTACGACCGGCAAAGAAGGTTTTATTCATCCCGTAAAGGTGGAATCTGAGTTGGAACATGCCAGTATCCATTTTATCATTAGGGATTTTGAAACACATAAACTACAGGAATATGAAAATTATCTAAGAGCTGTCGTAAGTCGGATCATTAAAAAATATCCCAATAGTCAATACGAATTTTTGGTAACTGAACAATACCGCAATATGAAAGAGATATTGTCTCAATATCCAAAGTCGGTCGAATATGCAGAAGAAGCCATACAAGGAGCAGGTCTTGAATTGTTAAAAGGATCTATTCGCGGAGGCACAGATGGAAGCAGATTGAGTTTTATGGGATTGCCTTGTCCCAACTTATTTGCCGGCGAACAAGGGATCCATTCTAAAAAAGAATGGGTCTCTGTACAAGATATGCAAAAAGCCTCAGAAGTCATTGTAAGAATTTGTCAAATCTGTGAAAGGAATGGCTGA